In the Salvia splendens isolate huo1 chromosome 16, SspV2, whole genome shotgun sequence genome, tcttcttctcatGGTGGACCgagacgtggtgatcggggcaagggaattgcccaagatcaaagtactagtcgtccctcaaaatcaaggagacctagtcgtcgagaaattatggaagaggtttcccgagtgcaggctgaacgcatgcaagtaagtaatgaaaaattatttttacaattcatatttcataatttcataagattgagttttttaaatttttttgtgttactaattaaacttcaacttatattatatttatagatagaagaagatcataggatggtcatgctactcgctgaaatgcatcaaggtgagGGCGGGGCCGGTGGTTCCCAAAAaaatgacgagtacgacgtgtctatatagtcggactcggacaacaacgatgatagatctcattctagtattccgtctagcaccgacggaaatgaggagatgcctccccctcctccacccactaacacgacaaaagctttgaaatctggtatttttgtcaaacactacaagaaggtcccggtggtgattccaagtcctcatgatccacactctcaagaagagacatcggtgtttcatgtgtattgcaactattgcgataaagtgtacaaattctcgagtggtgggggatatggcaccctccgtcgccatttggtgacaaagcatccggtagaatgcggcactacctctacccaaacctaactaaacttccaacccggtggctcgggttcgtcaggtacgcctctttttaaatatgatcaaaaaaaattctgatgttatgactagatgggcggcaaaagcatgttagtcctattagaactgctgttagattaatccatcaaaagccagctattggcaaagcatggaagaaatattgtcatcaaaagaatgttagatatacgaattttactatggatgtgtctcatagatggaattcaaCATATAATTGTTTGAATTCcactttgacgcataaagattctttatgtgattttcTTAGAACATATCCCgtacatgatttatatctttcacaTAGTTATTGGGAACATAGCGTccctttatttaaattgttcaaatatttcaaaaatgctactgttgaattatcgggtgtttattattgcaccgTTGtacgtgttttagagcattgcatgtatatatcacttgggttttaaaactgcaatgaaaaatgcttcctcttcacctgaattaatgtgtgttttatattatatgattgaaaaatggcttaagtatttcagtgagattccaaccatgttttttattgcaaaggtattggatccaaaataaaaattagccGTTACCTCtatgattttagatttttattataacaatttgagttcaattgatcttggcccccttcaagcaatccaatcagataccagtgacgaatttggagtagacctctcaaaaacctttcaaataaccatCCCGGACCGGTCCACTATCCAACataccttcgagtttaacttgcgagCTCTCTACACcaaatatgaaaccaagtataacaatacccaccaagtcagaagactcCCCCtcccctcctcaacaacataactatggctttgcatttcaagccgattatgatgaccccgacgcgcaatcccaactagccgacctatacagctacagcaccggcggaaggtcctcaggtatggtaagtgaattagattcatatttcgattcactcttttcctttggtgatgaaggtcctactcctcctgcccaaatcgacgtccttgattggtggggaacccacgagaaagattttcccatctttgcgtcaatggccaaggagattttttctgttccggcttccactgtcgccgtcgagtccgcttttagtgttgactcgcgtgtgttggatgaatcaagaagtaagctctcgccgaaaaatatggaagtcgtgatgttacttgatgattgggccaaagccgacatcaaagaacaagaaaaatgattgggatgatggtcaggagggatcacaagatgaattctccggggatgaatcgtaggccaaccgtcaatcgacgccggccaagccaaataggtaagtaaggtaagagaactacgtgggctttgatccCTTTTGCAAATGAACATTGGGGATACATAGGCAccttaaatttaagttgaactcaagtcatttttcctttatttcttttttcatttgttcctactttaaaaatatgcaaatacaattacataattgtatttgtatatactctagtcgatgaagtagatttctctatacggctaaatccgggaaacttttgacaattctactataattgttgattgttagactaaactcaacatttaaagttgaattgctaaaggtgtccttaatttagttatgtagaaagatctccttcgccgattaagagtatatatacttataagttTTTTTATAAGAACTTCTACGTCgtttttgtcatttgtaattagcttcgttgttgactagtagtctcgtttttatttaaatttttgtttaagacttcaaggtttttcgatttgtaattgttgtaacgtgtaatatcaataaaattgcaactttcatcgtatttttttgaattttagttacgcacatttcatacataaacaaatacaaaacgcaaaaaaataaaaataaaaattggacGAACCGCCGAAGCGGCCCTGAATCGGCGGTTCAGGCCGAAAACcgacggttttgaaccgccgcgtaaaccgccggttttttgaaccggaaccgccaggacctttggcgggccggttccgattcatgcatatcttgaaccgtgaaccgccggttcatgaaccggaaccggcggttccgaaccgttgtgcatgcctagtcACACCCGTTGTGCATGCCTGGTCATGGTGACTAGTTGAGTTGATACATCCTCACTAGTTGAAGTAGCATAGATATACCATTATACTTGAATCTAAAAACATCGAACTCATGGGGTCAAAAAAATACTATAGTAATTAAAAGtagataataaaatatttaaataattattacagAGGtgtatattataatttaaattatattatcTTTTTTTAGGCATGGTAATTATTAATgtgaaatattatattttaaaaatataaaaaaacatagcattcatattttattataaaattaatatataaaacataagtctcacattccactaatttttctaattattttcatttataaagttaaacaattttttaaaatgataattCTATTGGAGACcaaagggagtataatatagtACTGCTATTGTTTAagctagtataattttttttatatattttcaagtattttgtttaaaatttgtgatatttcatataattatttattaattttattattccaattatatttttgttacCTTCTAAGTataacatttaattttatgtgcAATCTCATGTACTCCATATTATTGTTAATTTTAACTACAGATAAAAAGAAAACCCAAAATCAAGTCAAATTAATGAGTCATACAAATtactaacattttttttaatattttacacAACAAAATATTGTAAGCCCAAATCCAATAAAATTGATTTTCAATTGTCAGATCCTATCCATCCAATAAAGCCGCCGCCTCACACTCTCACGCGCCGCCTCTCTCCGACTCTCACTTCTTCGTCCGCCTCCTCCACACCGCCGGCACATACCTGCGATTTTTCATCGCTTTGAATTTTCTGAAGAAACGTGAAATATTTCTACTCTCTATTCCTCTTATTCTCTTCCATTGGGCTCATCTTGACTGCCGATTCTGGGAGCTTCTCGGAGGTACTCACGGACCGTCATTGCAATTGTACACTTATATCGTCTAGTCATTTTGACCGTTTATGCTTATTGTTTGAGTTTTTTTGGCTTTTATGATATATTTTGTTTCTCTATTTCTATTTATTGTTTGCCTCTGCCTTTCAAATTGTGTGAAAATGAAAACAGCACCAAATCGGATAAAAGAGTGCAGGGCATGACGACGAACGCCCCTCTTCCCTTTGCCTCAGCCTCTCTACAACTCGCCTCCACGCCCAAATTCAGCCATGTCTATGCCCCAATTCACTCTTCATACCCAATTTCAACCATCCGAATGTGCCGGATTTCGGCTTCACCCCAAACCAAAACGCCTCCCAAAAGGACCACCCGCAAGAGAATCCCTTCCACTCCCTCTTCAGAAGCCGAAGAATTGGTTCGATCAATCGTCAGGAACATCTCCGATAAGCAGCCTTTGTTGACCACTCTCAATAAGTATGTGCAATTTGTCCGCACCGAGCACTGTTTCTTGCTCTTCGAGGAGCTCGGAAAGAGCGAGAGGTGGCTTCAATGCCTTGAGGTATCCCCTCTCTCCCATTGCATATTGTCTTTTCTACTGCCTCATCTTTGAAAAATACAAACTTTTGAAACGGCAcgtattttaatgcataattggtaaaaaataaaagaggggtgaaaaatgagaaaagtaagagagaggaagagaaaaaacaGTCGAAATAGAGTTGTTGATTGTGGGGTccacttcctaaaatagaaagtttagaaagtttctatttttataagacGAAGGTGGTATAACGTAACTTTGGGGGTTGTTCATGTCTCGCTACATGTTTCTAGTGCTTTTACATTTGAGCTTCATTCTAATTAATCCTCCCTCCGTCTTTGATTGATTTGTGTGTGGTATATTGCGTATTATATGACCTATTTATGGAGGTTGTTCATGTCTTGCTACATGTTTCTAGTGTTTTTCCATTGGCCTTGATTCGAATTTATCCGATttgtgtgtgtatattgcgtaTTATTTGGGGATTGTTCATATCTTGTTTAGCTACATTTGGTTGAATTGTATTTTTAGGTGTTCAGATGGATGCAGAAGCAGAGATGGTATGTAGCTGATAATGGGGTTTACTCAAAGCTGATTTCTGTGATGGGGAAGAAAGGGCAGAGCCGAATGGCCATGTGGCTTTTCTCTGAGATGCGTAACAGCGGCTGTAAGCCCGATACGTCCGTCTACAACGCTCTCATCACAGCCCATCTCCACTCCCGGGACAAGGCCAAGGCGCTGGCCAAGGCCATCTCCTATTTCGAAAAGATGAAGGGGATGGAGCGCTGCAAGCCGAGCATTGTCACGTACAACATCCTCCTGAGGGCTTTTGCGCAGGCGAAGAAtgtggagcaagtcaatgcctTGTTTAAGGATCTCGATGAGAGCATTGTTAGCGCTGACACCTTCACATTCAACGGGGTGATGGATGCTTACGGGAAGGTGGGGCTGATTAGGGAGATGGAGCTCGTTCTTGCTCGGATGAAGAGCATGAAGATAAAGCCCGACATCATCACATTCAATCTGTTGATCGATGCTTATGGGAGGAAGCAAGAGTTCGATAAGATGGAGCAAGTTTTCAAGAGCTTGCTTCGCTCCAAGGAGAAGCCAACACTTCCCACGTTTAATTCCATGATAACGAACTATGGGAAGGCACGTCTGAGGGAGAAGGCGGATTCGGTCTACCAGAAAATGATAGAGATGGGCTATAGACCGAGCTTCATTACCTACGAGAGCCTCATCATGATGTATGGATACTGTGATTACGTGTCGAGGGCTAGGGAGATATTTGACCAGATGGTTGAGTCGGAGAGGGAGAAAAAGGTGTCGACTTTGAATGCTATGCTCGATGTCTACTGCAAGAACTCTTTACCTATGGAGGCGGACACACTTTTTGAGAGTGTACGTGCTTCTCGAATGCTTCCCATTGATTCGACTACTTACAAGCTGTTATACAAGGCTTACACAAAGGCGGATATGAAAGAGCTGGTGGAGAAGTTGCTCGTGCGTATGGATCAAGATGGCATCATTCCGAATAAAAGGTTCTTTCTCGATGCTCTTGGGGCACTTGGGTCTTCTTCTCCCAGCAAGAAGCCCGCCACCAGCAGGAAAGATGGGCTGCCTAAACGAGTTGCCATTGAAAAGGCGGCATAGCTGAGGTGGAGGTATTAGCAACCCTTTCCTGCCTATTTTGATCACAATTAGTAGTTTCTTCAAATGGAAGGCTTAGTGAAAGAAAATGGTATGGTTGATTAATACTATCATAATGGAGACATGGACCTGATCTTGAGATTTTCAACATAATCGGGGATTTTCTTGGTGCATAGTTATGATGCACACATACATTGATGCATTTCTTGAGCTGTGCTCTTTCACTTTGCAGTTTTTGAAGTCATGGTTATTAGAGAGAGCTCGGTTGGAGGCTGTTGTTTGACTTTGAAGCCTTGAAAAGATTCATGATCATGTCGCAAAGGCTCAAGTGTTCAACTAAAACAGTAAAAGAGACTGCACTTGCAGCATCTAAGGTAGCTATTCTCTGCCATGTTTGAATTCCCTTAAATAGCAAGTTGTCAGCTTAATTGCTCTCGTACTATGTTTAACTCATCTACGCTAGGGTAGTGAAGTGGCAAAGCATACTTTATTTTCGATTCAACCTTTTATGGTCATTTTCCTCGACGGATTCATCTGAAGAAGCATAAGATCACAAAATAGCAAAACTCAACCATTTATTTGAAAATTGTTCACTAGTTACAATGGAAGTTTCTTTTGTTTTGCAGATGTTTTTACCCATTCAAATGCGGTTGTTGGCTTCACTTTCGATGTAGGGCTCAGCCACGGTTATCGTTGTAGCTTGAGAGATCGGTCGTTCAACTCAAGAATGCTTCATGGTGAAAAGTGTTAAGAGTGCAGCAGAACAACATGGAGGAATCTTCCTGCTGGCTGCTGAGCTTTGtgttttttatgatttttcataaaaattttATCGTTGTTTTTATGTTTATAATAGCCACACTTCATATCTGTTTTAGTTTTGTACATCTGTCATCTATTTTACTCCATCAGCTTTATCCTAATCTAGTTTAATTAGCAGAATTTCCTCTTCTTAAACATACAATGCCAGGAATTCAATCTCTTTAACATTAAAGgatcaattaaatttaatagttTATGGGGTTTTTTCAGCAATATCTAAGTTTTTCCCCTCAATAAGGCCGGAGTGAACTACATGTTACGCATTTTTCTCGTTTCAGGTGCTTTTGTTCATCTAATTATACGTTGCGTCTTTTTCGCGTTAAATAAGAGTTTAATGGTAGAGACATGAGCTAGGAAAGTGAGGTTGTAACTGCTAAGATAGCTTGTTTTACACAATGTAGAAAAGCCCAAATCAAACATGAAGAAGTCTAATAGACAAATTCATCTACACAGATAGCTAATCTGATCATATCTACAAATTTCTCAAGCACCTCAAAATTGTGCTAAAGCCTTAGATCTTAGACACACAGACATCGCGCGGGCGAGACGACCAGCATGAGCTCAGAACCCGAAGGCGTTGCAGGTACTCGCCAAGGGCTAGAAGGCCACTGGCTGCTTGACGGATGGTGAGGATGCGTGAGATCTGCTGCAGTGTCTCTTGTCGCAGATGGTCTGCCTGCTTGCACCAAAACCATGTTCCGTAAACAGAAGGAGTTGAAGGAAGAAAATGTCGGGAGGTGATCGAGGTTTTTACCTGAACGACGAACCTGACCAGATCTTCGAGCTTGTTCATGGCAGCTCCAATCTGAGGTAGGTAGTTCCCTTCGCGCAGTAGGCCGTCGGCAATGGCTTGGGCTAGGATGAACTGCAGCTTCTCCATCCCCTGCGACAGCGCGTCTTCCGCTTGCTGGCACGACTGCGTGAGATTCACAATATCGAGACGTTGCTGCTCTGTCAAGTCGTCGAGGTGTGGCGAGAGCACCTGCTGATGAACGCAGGTTTTCACGCTTTGTCAGAgttatcacatgattatccatctatgaCTGAGTTCTGAGATTCAGTCTTGTGAACCAAACACACTCCTGAGATATAGTAATATTTACCTTGAGGAGTTCTGAAGGGCGGAATCCTCCTATCCACAGGAAGAAGCGCTCGGCCGACGTTTTCCACATGCCAGACATGATGTAGAAAACGTCGGCCCTCGCGGCTGTGACCTTCATAGCGAAGAGCTCGAAGTAATGCCTCATTCCGCCCTCAACGAATATCTGCAGCTCCATGTCTCCCATTTCGGAATGTAGAGCGTTCTTCAAGTCCGAGACTTGCCGATTCTGCTCCTCTACCCAGTGCCCGTACTCCACCTCAAACGCGGTGATTCCTGCACATGCATCACATGAATGATCACAAGCCTATTCGAGCATAACCAAACCAACCAAGGCAAAAACGGTCCATAGCCTTTGTCCTAGTAGCTAGGAGCTTAGACAATTATTGCATGAGGTCAAGAGGGCttagttgtaatttcctcctttctataggagtttattaaaaaaaaggcgAAAACAGACCTGGATTCGTGTTTCCAGC is a window encoding:
- the LOC121772349 gene encoding TGACG-sequence-specific DNA-binding protein TGA-1A-like isoform X3, producing MNSTTTEFVPSRRMGLYEPLHQMSMWGDFSPPPPPIMLESEETFGASHRNDQEASKPDDKVLRRLAQNREAARKSRLRKKAYVQQLENSKLRLIQLEQELDRARQQGLCDATQLAYAGNTNPGITAFEVEYGHWVEEQNRQVSDLKNALHSEMGDMELQIFVEGGMRHYFELFAMKVTAARADVFYIMSGMWKTSAERFFLWIGGFRPSELLKQVLSPHLDDLTEQQRLDIVNLTQSCQQAEDALSQGMEKLQFILAQAIADGLLREGNYLPQIGAAMNKLEDLVRFVVQADHLRQETLQQISRILTIRQAASGLLALGEYLQRLRVLSSCWSSRPRDVCVSKI
- the LOC121772349 gene encoding transcription factor TGA1-like isoform X2, which produces MNSTTTEFVPSRRMGLYEPLHQMSMWGDFSPPPPPIMLEVNANPDNQSEETFGASHRNDQEASKPDDKVLRRLAQNREAARKSRLRKKAYVQQLENSKLRLIQLEQELDRARQQGLCDATQLAYAGNTNPGITAFEVEYGHWVEEQNRQVSDLKNALHSEMGDMELQIFVEGGMRHYFELFAMKVTAARADVFYIMSGMWKTSAERFFLWIGGFRPSELLKQVLSPHLDDLTEQQRLDIVNLTQSCQQAEDALSQGMEKLQFILAQAIADGLLREGNYLPQIGAAMNKLEDLVRFVVQADHLRQETLQQISRILTIRQAASGLLALGEYLQRLRVLSSCWSSRPRDVCVSKI
- the LOC121772086 gene encoding pentatricopeptide repeat-containing protein At4g39620, chloroplastic-like gives rise to the protein MTTNAPLPFASASLQLASTPKFSHVYAPIHSSYPISTIRMCRISASPQTKTPPKRTTRKRIPSTPSSEAEELVRSIVRNISDKQPLLTTLNKYVQFVRTEHCFLLFEELGKSERWLQCLEVFRWMQKQRWYVADNGVYSKLISVMGKKGQSRMAMWLFSEMRNSGCKPDTSVYNALITAHLHSRDKAKALAKAISYFEKMKGMERCKPSIVTYNILLRAFAQAKNVEQVNALFKDLDESIVSADTFTFNGVMDAYGKVGLIREMELVLARMKSMKIKPDIITFNLLIDAYGRKQEFDKMEQVFKSLLRSKEKPTLPTFNSMITNYGKARLREKADSVYQKMIEMGYRPSFITYESLIMMYGYCDYVSRAREIFDQMVESEREKKVSTLNAMLDVYCKNSLPMEADTLFESVRASRMLPIDSTTYKLLYKAYTKADMKELVEKLLVRMDQDGIIPNKRFFLDALGALGSSSPSKKPATSRKDGLPKRVAIEKAA
- the LOC121772349 gene encoding transcription factor TGA1-like isoform X1 encodes the protein MNRSMNSTTTEFVPSRRMGLYEPLHQMSMWGDFSPPPPPIMLEVNANPDNQSEETFGASHRNDQEASKPDDKVLRRLAQNREAARKSRLRKKAYVQQLENSKLRLIQLEQELDRARQQGLCDATQLAYAGNTNPGITAFEVEYGHWVEEQNRQVSDLKNALHSEMGDMELQIFVEGGMRHYFELFAMKVTAARADVFYIMSGMWKTSAERFFLWIGGFRPSELLKVLSPHLDDLTEQQRLDIVNLTQSCQQAEDALSQGMEKLQFILAQAIADGLLREGNYLPQIGAAMNKLEDLVRFVVQADHLRQETLQQISRILTIRQAASGLLALGEYLQRLRVLSSCWSSRPRDVCVSKI